DNA from Bordetella genomosp. 13:
CGAGATGCTGCCCTTGGAGAACACGAACAGCGAACCTGCCAGCCCCGCGAACACGCCTGCCAGCACGAACGCCGCCCACTGCACGCGCTTGACGTCGATGCCGATGGCGTCGGCGCGCAGCATCGAGTCGCGGCCGGCGCGCAGCGCATAGCCGAACGGCGCGAACAGGATGCGGCGCAGCACCAGCATCGACAGCGCGGCCAGCGCCAGCACCAGGTAGTAGTACGCGTTGCCGGACAGCCAGTCGGCCGGCCACACCCCGATCAAGCCGTTGGAACCGCCCGTGAAGTCATCCCACTGGAACACCACCGACCATACGATCTGCGAGAACGCCAGCGTCAGCATGGCCAGGTACACGCCCGACAGGCGCACGCAGAACCAGCCGAACACCAGCGCGCCGGCTGCCGCGGCCAGCGGCGCGAACGCCAGCGCCAGCTCCATGGGCAGCGACGCCGCCTTCAGCAGCAGCGCGGCCCCGTAGGCGCCCAGGCCGAAGTACGCCGCATGGCCGAACGAATGCATGCCGCCCGGCCCCATGATGAAGTGCAGGCTGAGCGCGAACAGGGCCGCGATCAGGATGTCCTGCGCCAGCACCGGCGCATAGGGCAGCCATGTGTCCAGCAGAGGCAGCACCGCCAGCGCCGCCAGCACTGCCAGCGCGAACACCCGGAAGGCGCCCGAGGACGGGCGCAAGGGCGCCTCGGCCGGCGCCGAGTTGCGGCTGGCGCCCTGGGGCCGGCCGAACAGGCCCCATGGCCGGAACACCAGCACCAGGGCCATGAACAGGAACTCGACCACCAGCGTCAGCTTCGAGAACGACACGTCGATGCCCAGGATGGTCATGTTGCCCAGGCCGATGCACAGCGCCTTCAGTTCGGCGATGATGAGCGCGGCGACGTAGGCGCCGGGAATGGACCCCATGCCGCCCACGACCACCACGACGAACGCATCGCCGATGACGCGCAGGTCCAGACCCAGGCTGGCGGGCTCGCGCGGCAGCTGCACCGCGCCGCCCAGGCCGGCCAGCATGGCGCCCAGCGCGAACACGCCCGTGAACAGCCATGCCTGGTTCACGCCCAGCGCGCCCAGCATCTCGCGGTCTTGCGTGGCGGCCCGCACCAGCGTGCCCCAGCGCGTGCGCGTCAGCAGCAGCCACAGCAACCCCAGCACGACGGGGCCGATGAGGATCAGCACCAGGTTGTAGACCGGATACTGGCGGCCAAGCAGATCGATGGCGCCGGTGAGGCCGGGCGCGCGGCGGCCCAGCAGGTCTTCCGCGCCCCAGATCCACAGCGTGGCGTCGTTGATCACCAGCACCAGCGCGAACGTGGCCAGCAGCTGGAACAACTCGGGCGCGCGATAGATGCGTCGCAGCAGCACGATCTCGACCAGCGCGCCGAACACGCCCACCAGCACCGCGGCGGCGACCAGCCCGAACCAGAAGCCCAACGCCGTGCCGCCTATGTGCTCGACCACGGAATACGCCGCGTACACGCCCAGCATGTACAGCGAGCCGTGCGCGAAGTTGACGATGCGGGTGACGCCGAAGATCAGCGACAGCCCCGCCGCGACGAGAAAGAGCGAAGACGCCTCGGCCAGGCCGTTGAGCAACTGCGCGAGAAAACCGGTGAAATCCATGGCCAGCACACCACCTGATCAGCGAGGCAGGCGCCTCAGTCGCCCTTGCGCAGCTTGCGCACCTCGTCGTCCGGCGGCATGACCGATCCGCCGTCGACGTAGCGGAAGTCGGTCATGATGCCCTTGCCGTCCTGCCTGGCCAGCTTGCCCACGTAGGCGCCCATGGTGGACTGGTGGTCGAGCGCGCGGTATTCGATGGGGCCGAACGGAATGGTGAGCTTCAGGCCGGCGAAGGCCTTGATCAGCGCCTCGGTGTCGGCGGAACCCGCGCGCTTCATGCCCTCGGCCAGCGACTTGATGGCGCTGTACCCCACCACCGAGCCCAGCCGCGGATAGTCCTTGAACTTGTCCTGGTAGGCCTTCAGGAACGCCTTGTGCTCGGGCGTGTCGATGAACTGCCAGGGGTAGCCCGTGACCACCCAGCCCTCGGGCGTTTCGTCGCGCAGCGGATCGAGATACTCGGGTTCGCCGCTCAGCACGCTGACCACGGGACGGCCCTTGAACAGTCCGCGCGTTTCGCCCTCGCGCACCAGCTTGGCCAGGTCGGCCGCGAACAGCACGTTGAAGATGGCATCGGGCTTGGCATCGGCCAGCGCCTGCACCACGCTGCCCGCATCGACCTTGCCCAGCGGCGGAGCCTGCTCGGCGACGAACTCGATGTCGGGCTGCGCCGCCTTCATCAGCGTCTTGAACGTGGCCACGGCCGACTGGCCGTACTCGTAGTTCGGGTAGACGATGGCCCATCGCTTCTTGTTCATCTTCACGGCTTCGGGCACCAGCATGGCCACCTGCACGTAGGTCGAGGTGCGCAGGCGATACGTGTAGCGGTTGCCGTTTTCCCAGGTGATCTTGTCGGTCAGCGGCTCGCTGGCCAGGAAGAACACCTTCTTCTGCTTGGCGTAGTCGGTCAGGGCCAGGCCGATGTGCGACAGGAACGAGCCCGTCAGCACGTCGACGCGTTCGCGCGACACCAGCTCTTCCGCCGCGCGTACGGCCTCGCCGGGATTGGCGTTGTCGTCGCGGATGACCAGCTCGAGCTTCTTGCCGTTTACGCCGCCCGCGGCATTGACCTCGTCCAGGGCCAGCTGCATGCCCTTGCGATAGGGGTCGAGGAAGGCGGGCTGCGCCTTGTAGCTGTTGATCTCTCCGATCTTGATGACGCCCTGCGCCCACGAGGGCGTGGCCGTCGCGGCGAACCAGGTCAGGCTGGCGGCCGCGAGGATCCGGAAACTGCGAATACGACCGTTCATGTTTTCCCCTTGAATGAGTGACGGCGTCGGTGCGTCGGCTGCGATCCGGACAGATGGCGCGGCCTGTGCTTATATAAAGCGTACACACTCAAATTCTGCATGCATTCGAGCAATCCGGCAGGCATAACCATTATCAGGACATGGATATTCGAAACCCTACGGGATTACCCGGATATTCGCGTGAAATCAGCGTGTTAAGGCAATATTCCACGCCCTGTAGTAGAGCGTTTTCACAGTGGAATGCCCCGCGCCGGGGCATTCTCGCACGTGAAAAATAGAGCGTCGTCACTGAATTCGGACTAGGACTTACCCTAGTGGCGGGCGTGCGGGCGCGACGTCGCGCACTACGGCGCCGGCGCACCGTCCATCTCGCTCATCTTGCGCAGCAGGTACAGAATGGCCACCCGCTCGGCCGGATTCAGGTCGCCGAAGGTGCTTTCGCTGATGCGCTGCGCGAACGGCACCATCTCGCCCACCAGCGCATGCCCCGCGTCCGTCAGCGTCACCAGCACCTTGCGGCGGTCCGCGGGGTCATGCGAGACCGCCAGCAGTTCGCGGGTCTTCAGACGCTCGATCACCCCGCGGACCGTGGCCTGGTCGATGGCCGTGGCCTTGACCACCTCGACCAGCGAACATGCCTGCCGGTCGCGCACGGCGCACAGCACCACGAACTGCGCGGCCGTCAACTGCGAATCGGGAATCGTCTGCTGGAAGATCGCCATGTGGCGCTGGTACGCGCGGCGCAGCAGATGGCCCACCTGGTCGGAGAACTGGTAGGAAGAGTCGGGCGCTTGCGCGCCCGGCGTTGGACGCGATGCTTCCTCGGATCGGGGCATGGACGATGGCGTGGGCGAGAGCGTATCGGGACGGCACGTGTGCCGATGCGGGCGC
Protein-coding regions in this window:
- a CDS encoding ABC transporter permease: MDFTGFLAQLLNGLAEASSLFLVAAGLSLIFGVTRIVNFAHGSLYMLGVYAAYSVVEHIGGTALGFWFGLVAAAVLVGVFGALVEIVLLRRIYRAPELFQLLATFALVLVINDATLWIWGAEDLLGRRAPGLTGAIDLLGRQYPVYNLVLILIGPVVLGLLWLLLTRTRWGTLVRAATQDREMLGALGVNQAWLFTGVFALGAMLAGLGGAVQLPREPASLGLDLRVIGDAFVVVVVGGMGSIPGAYVAALIIAELKALCIGLGNMTILGIDVSFSKLTLVVEFLFMALVLVFRPWGLFGRPQGASRNSAPAEAPLRPSSGAFRVFALAVLAALAVLPLLDTWLPYAPVLAQDILIAALFALSLHFIMGPGGMHSFGHAAYFGLGAYGAALLLKAASLPMELALAFAPLAAAAGALVFGWFCVRLSGVYLAMLTLAFSQIVWSVVFQWDDFTGGSNGLIGVWPADWLSGNAYYYLVLALAALSMLVLRRILFAPFGYALRAGRDSMLRADAIGIDVKRVQWAAFVLAGVFAGLAGSLFVFSKGSISPDAMAVGKSVDGLVMVLLGGIQTLVGPVVGAAAFNVLQDYVMRLTEYWRALLGGVILLLVLAFPQGIAGSFRQLWQRVSRRDGHRRDGHRRDGNRRDGNRRDGNHGIAVREEKQA
- a CDS encoding ABC transporter substrate-binding protein; amino-acid sequence: MNGRIRSFRILAAASLTWFAATATPSWAQGVIKIGEINSYKAQPAFLDPYRKGMQLALDEVNAAGGVNGKKLELVIRDDNANPGEAVRAAEELVSRERVDVLTGSFLSHIGLALTDYAKQKKVFFLASEPLTDKITWENGNRYTYRLRTSTYVQVAMLVPEAVKMNKKRWAIVYPNYEYGQSAVATFKTLMKAAQPDIEFVAEQAPPLGKVDAGSVVQALADAKPDAIFNVLFAADLAKLVREGETRGLFKGRPVVSVLSGEPEYLDPLRDETPEGWVVTGYPWQFIDTPEHKAFLKAYQDKFKDYPRLGSVVGYSAIKSLAEGMKRAGSADTEALIKAFAGLKLTIPFGPIEYRALDHQSTMGAYVGKLARQDGKGIMTDFRYVDGGSVMPPDDEVRKLRKGD
- a CDS encoding MarR family winged helix-turn-helix transcriptional regulator; amino-acid sequence: MPRSEEASRPTPGAQAPDSSYQFSDQVGHLLRRAYQRHMAIFQQTIPDSQLTAAQFVVLCAVRDRQACSLVEVVKATAIDQATVRGVIERLKTRELLAVSHDPADRRKVLVTLTDAGHALVGEMVPFAQRISESTFGDLNPAERVAILYLLRKMSEMDGAPAP